The sequence below is a genomic window from Streptomyces sp. NBC_00582.
TCCACAGCGGCGATCGCGTCCGCCTCTCCACGGTGAAGGACCCGGTACGGGGCGAGCCGGTGTTCCAGCTCGTCGACGAGCCGTACCGGGGCTGGCACCACTAGGGTCTCCCCCCTCTCTCTCCTTGGCGGTCGCTCAATTCCGGTCATTCGCAGGCCGATTCGCTCGTCACAGGCAACCCACAGGCCTCCTCTCGCTTCCTTCGTGTCGTGAGGTGATCCCGGTACGGACGGGGCGCCCACGCGCGAAGTGTGAGGAGGGGACCTTGATCCATGCCCGTCGCATAGGTGTCACCGCCGTGGCCGTGCTCGCGGCACTGGCGGGAACACCCGGGTTGGCCCAGGCCCAGGAGTCGCCCGGTACGACGGCCTCGGCTGCCGCCGACGGCCCACTGCCCCCCGGGTGGCGCGTCACCGGCGAGGGCGCGTCGCGTGAGCTGGTCTGGCGCTCGGAGCGGTCCGTGCCCATGGGGGACGCCCGGGTGGAGTTCCACGCGGGCGGCCGGCTGCTCGGCGTGCCCAGGGCCGCGAAGGACGGCCGTACCTTCCGGCTCGCCCTCGACCGGGCCGCGCCGCTGACGGAGCTCCAGGTCCTGGCCGCCGGACGCCGGCTGGACGCGCACGCCGCGGACTCCGGCACGCCGTCGAAGGAGTCCCTGGCCGCCGCGCGGCCCCCGGCCGCGCTCCCGGCGAACTCCGTGGACCCCGGCAAGCCGGGCGCGTACCGCACGGTCACCGGTGAGTACGACCTCGACCCGGTGAAGCTGCCCGACTTCGCCCAGCCGGTCGAGATGCAGGCCGTGGTCGTCGCGCCGAAGGGCGCCACCGGCAAGCGGCCGGTCGCGCTGTTCCTGCACGGCCGCCACGGCACCTGCTACAAGCCGGGCGGCGGTGACGAGGACGTGACCGGCGACTGGCCCTGCCCCGCCGGGCTGAAGGCGATCCCCAGCTACAAGGGTTATCTGCAGGACCAGAAGCTGCTGGCCTCCCAGGGCTATGTGACGGTGTCGATCTCGGCGAACGGCATCAACGGCCAGGACTTCGCGGCCGAGGACGGCGGCGCCCAGGCCCGTTCCTCGCTGGTGCGGCAGCACCTGGCGAAGTGGGCCGCCTGGACCGCGCACCCGGGCGACGCACCGGCGGTCGTCCGAGACGCGCCGAAGGCCGACCTGAGCCGTGTCCTGCTCGTCGGCCACTCGCGCGGCGGCGAGGGCGTCAACCGGGCCGCGATGGACAGCCTCTACCCGGCGCCCGCCGCGCAGGACGGCTACCGGGGCCCGGTCCGCTGGAAGATCCGCGGCACCGTGCTCATCGGACCCACGATCTTCGGCCAGAACCCGGTCGCCGACGTCCCGTCCGCGACGATCCTGCCCGGCTGCGACGGCGATGTGTCCGATCTCCAGGGCGAGGTGTACGCCGACGGCACGCGTGGTGTCAGCAAGGGCAACGCCCTGCACAGCGCCGTGTACGTGATCGGCGCCAACCACAACTTCTTCAACACGGAGTGGACGCCGGGCAAGGCCGAGGCGCCCGCGTTCGACGACTTCGGGGAGGACCCGGAGAGCACCGACCGCGACGCGGTGTGCTCCACGGGCACCCGCACCCGGCTGACCGGCGACCAGCAGCACAAGGCGGGCGCCACCTACATCGCCGCCGCGGCCCGGCTGTTCGTGGCGGGCGACGACCGGGTGCGCCCGCTCCTCGACGGCACCGGCCGGCGCGCCCCCTCGGCCGACCCGGCCCGGGTGCTGACCCACGCAGTGGGCGCCCGCCGCACCGGCGGCCTCCTGCCCGACGCCGGGGTGAAGGTGTCCGGCGGCCGGCTGTGCGCGGCGATCGACCCCGCCCCGGCCAAGGCCTGCCTCGGCGAGGCCGACAAGGGGTCGTCCCCGCACTTCGCCTGGTGGGCGCTGGAGAAGGAGGCCGGCCGCGGCGCGGTCGCGCTGAAGTGGTCCGCGCCCGGCACGGCGACCAGGGTCACCCCCGCCAAGCCGCTCTCCCTGTCCGGCGCCAAGAACCTGACGCTGCGCGTCTTCGTGCCGCCGAACACCACCGGCACCAAGCTGGACGTGTCGCTCACCGACTCCGCCGGTCACCGGGCGAAGCTCGGACAGGTCAAGGTCGACGGGCTGCCCGGCACCGAGCGCACCGCCTCGTACTGGGCGCGCGAGGTGCGGGTTCCGCTGACCGCCGCCACCCGCGCCGGGTTCGACCTCAAGCACGTCAAGTCCCTCGAGCTGACCCCGCGTTCACGCTCCGGGAAGGCCTGGCTGATGGACGCCTGGGGCTGGGCGCCCGGCACCCCGGCGGTCACGACGGCGGCGCTGCCGCGGGTCGACATCGGCCGGCTGACGGTCGAGGAGGGCGACTCCGGCACCCGCACCTACCGCATCCCGGTCGAGGTCACCGGACACGGCACCGGCACGGTCCGCTTCAGCGTCCTCGACCCGGACACCGGCCGGGCCGTGGACAAGCTGGTCACGGTACGCCCGGGGACGAATCCGGTCGACGTACCGGTCAAGGTCACGGGGGACACCCGGTTCGGCTACGACAAGCGGTACGACCTCGTCGCCAAGGCCGTGCGCGGCGCGGTCGTCGGCACGTACGCGGGCGGCGTCACCGCGCTGAACGACGACCCGGCGCCGAAGGTGACCCTGACGCCGGTCACGGACAAGGTGACCGAGGGCGGGACGCTGACCTGGCGGATCACCCTCTCCGAACCGGCCGACGTGGACATCTGGCAGCCCGTCCGGGTGCTGCCGGTCACGGAGGGCACCGAGCTGTCCACCAAGGACGTGGACCCGCAGTGGCTGCTGGACTGGTCCGGTGACGTACCCGACCCGGAGCGTCCGCTGTCCAGGGCGAACCTGTGGGCGTGGATGGGCATCCCGGCCGGGACCACGACCGCCGACTTCATCGTGAAGACGGTGAAGGACCAGGTGGCCGAGCCGGTCGAGTCGATGCGGCTGGCGCTGACGGACGACAACGCCGACCCGCTGCCGGACCAGCCGGTGCTGACGGGGACGGTCGAGGACGCGCCGTAGGCAGTCGTCGCGCAGGGGGGCATGGACCAGGCCGGTCCATGCCCCCCTTCCGTTTTCCGTGCTCAGAGCGTGATGCGGATGCCGACCGTCCCGTCCAGTCCGCGCCGCAGCCGGCTGCCCAGGAGCGTCAGCCGCCCCAGGACACCGTACTTGCGGGCGAGCAGCGTGCGGTAGCGGGCGGTCGTCCCGGCGTCGCAGATCTCCGCGGTGGCCGGGATCTGCTCGCCGGTGGGGTTGCCGCGTACGTCACAAGGGCCGACGAGGACGTCGCCGCGGGCCCGGATCCGCTTCACCTTCCAGGCATCGGCGGCCGACCAGGCCCCCAGCGTGTCCCCGTCCCGCACCACCCACACCGGGGTGGCGACCCCGCTGCCGTTCTTCCGGTAGCTGGTGATCAGCAGATACTTACCCGCCCCGAGCCGTTCGAGCGCGTTGTCGTCCATGCCGCGCAGTCTATGAGGCGGCGCCCCGAAAGGAGCACGGGGGAACGGCTCGACCGGCCACGACGGCACCGCAGCCGAACGTCGTCGACCGCTGTCCCATCAGCCGGGCCTGTTCGACGATCCCGGCCTGTTCGACGACCCCGGCCGGGTCGAGCGCCTCGGGCCCGTCGTCGCCGATCGCGGGACGGCCGTCCGGGGCGGGGTGCTCGGCCCACTCGTGGAAGAGGTACGCGGCGAACAGGCACGGAGTCGTGGAGCCCGCCGCCGAGCGGATCGCCGCCGGGGCGGCCGAGCAGCCTGCCCCGGGCGCCCGGGCAGGCGACCACGACGGCGTAGGTGGTCCAGCCGCGTTCGTGGGAGCCGGGCACGGTCGGCAGCAGGGCGGTGTCGATCGCCGCGGAGACGGCAGTGGCGTCGAAGACGTCCATACCGACTCCGGTCCGGGCGTGCCTCGCCGCCGGGGGACCCGCCGAGGCCCACCGTGCCGCGTCGACGGGTCGTGCCACGGATCAGCGCAGGGCGGCCGCCATCCGGCGCACGCCCTCGGTGAGGATCTCCGGCGAGGTGGCCAGATTCAGCCGCACATGTCCGGCTCCCCCGGTGCCGAAGTCGGGTCCGCGGCTCAGCGCCACCCGGCCGCGCTCCAGGAAGACCGCGGCCGGGTCGTCGCCGAGGCCCAGGGCACGGCAGTCCAGCCACGCGAGGTACGTGCCCTGCGCCGGCCGGTGCCGGACACCCGGCAGATGATCGGCCAGCAGCTCGGCGAGCAGCCGCCGATGGGCGTCGAGGGCGGTCAGCAGCGCGTCCAGCCAGGCCGTCCCCTCGCTCAGCGCGGCGGTGTGGGCGAGCACACCGACATGGCTCGGGCCGTGGGAGACCTCCTCGGGCAGCCGGGCCAGATCGGCGGCGGCGCCGGGGCCGGCCACGGCCAGGGCCGCCTTGAGCCCGGCCAGGTTCCACGCCTTGGAGGCCGACATCAGCGACAGACCGCGCTCCGCGCCCGGTACGGCGCGGTCCCGGGCGGTCGCCTATCGGGACGGAATCGACGCCGACGGGCCCGCCCCGCTCGTCCCTCCGCTCAATCCCCTGCTGCCTTCCGTGCTGCGCACGGCGGCGTACTGGAGCCGCGGCGGGCGGCCGGTCCGGCTCGCCCACGACCGGCAGAACATGCTCACACCGCGGCGGATCGCCTGGATCGAACGCGCGGCGCGGCGGGAGGGCATCGCGCTCACCGGACTCCGGCTCGTCGTCGCCCGGGATGACGCCCGGGTGCAGCTCGCCGACTTCCTCGCCGGGATCGCCCGCAGCATCGCCTCCGACGAGCTGAACGGCCGCGGCGACCCGGCGCTCACCGCCCTGCTGCGCCCCTGCACCGGTGCCTCGGCCGTGTGGGGCGACGCGCGGAGCTGGGCCCTGCTCCGGCCGGCGGCGACGGAATCCGGGCATCCCGGCACGGATTCCAAAGGACCCGCCACCGGCGCCAACACACTTGCTTAGATTGCTTGTTGACCGCACGCATTCCACCGCGCCGTTCTTCGCCCCCGCCCTCCTGCCGTCGGAGCCGAACCCATGACATCCGTGACACCCTCACCGGAGAACTCCCGTATCGACATCACCCAGCCGCACACGGCCCGTATCTGGAACTACTGGCTGGGCGGCAAGGACCACTACGAGGTCGACCGGGTCGCCGGTGACCGGATCCGGGAGTTACACCCGGACATCGGCGCGTACGCGCGCGCCGACCGGCTCTTCCTGGGCCGTGCCGTCACGCATCTGGTCGCCGAGGCCGGGATCCGCCAGTTCCTCGACGTCGGCACCGGACTGCCGACGGCGGACAACACCCACGAGGTGGCCCAGCGGCTGGCACCGGACGCCCGGGTCGTCTACGTGGACAACGACCCGCTGGTCCTGGCCCACGCCCGGGCCCTGCTCACCAGCACCCCCGAAGGCCGGACCGACTACCTCGACGAGGACCTGCGCAACACCGACGCGATCCTCCGGCACGCCGAGAAGACACTGGACCTGACCGAGCCTGTCGCGCTGATGCTGCTCGGCGTGGTCATCTTCGTCGGCGACGACGAGGACCCGTACGGGCTGGTGCGACGGCTGCTCGACCGGCTGCCGCCGGGCAGCCATCTGGTGCTGTCGCACACGGTCACCCATCCGGCGATGCCGGACGTGGACGAGGCCGTGAGGTTCTGGAACGAGCACGGCACCCCGAAGCTGACCCAGCGCACCCCGGAGCGGGTGGCCGGTTTCTTCGACGGCCTGGAGCTGCTGGAACCGGGCGTGGTGTCGTGCTCGCGCTGGCGGCCCGCACCGGAGGGGACCGGTTGGGCAGGGGAGCCGGAGGAGGTCGCGATGTTCGGCGGGGTGGCACGAAAACACTGACCCGATGTGATCACTTCCGGGGTGAACACGGCCGGGTCCTCGCACGTATGGGGATGAGGGCACTCAACGACCGGAGCGCCCCGCGGTGTTGGAGCCGCACGACCGGGGTTTTCGGGAGCTGGGCATGAGGCACGCACGACGACGGATCGTCCGGCGAGTGACACGGCTGGCGGCAGTCGGCGGACTCCTCCTGGGCGGGACCATGGTCACCCAGGCGGCCATGGCCACGGAGACGCCCTCCGGCGCGGCGACGGAGCGCAGCACCCCGGAGTCCGTCGTCACCAACCCCGGGACGGCGCTGGTCAAGAAGCTGGGCACCGCGCGCACCGCGGGGACCTGGCTCGACGACGAGGGGCGCCCGGTCGTGGCGGTCACCGACGACAGGTCGGCCGCCACGGTGCGCGAGGCGGGCGCCGAGCCGAAGCTCGTGGACCACAGCATGAACGAGCTGAAGTCGGCGACGGCCACGCTGCGTTCGGCTCCCAAGGTGCCCGGGACGGCGTGGGTCACGGACTACAAGACCAACCAGGTGATCGTGCAGGCCGACAGCACGGTGTCGGCCACCGACTGGGCGAGCCTGACGAAGACCGCGGCGGACATCGGCAGTTACGTCCGTATGGAGCGCACCGCGGGGAAGTTCACCACCCGGGTCAACGGCGCCCAGCCGATCCTGTCGACCGGCGGGCGCTGTTCGGCCGGGTTCAACGTGACGAACGGGACGAACGACTTCATCCTCACCGCCGGTCACTGCGGTCCGACCGGTTCGACCTGGTTCTCCGACAACACGGCCCAGCAGCAGGTGGGCCAGACCGTCCAGCAGAGCTTCCCGGTCAACGACTTCTCGCTCGTGCAGTACGCGAGCGGCAAGGCCGGCGACGGCGCCGACGTCGTGGCGATCGGCGACGGCAACGGGGTGCGCATCACGGGGACGGGCGACGCGGCCGTGGGCCAGCGGGTGTTCCGCAGCGGCAGCACCACCGGGCTGAAGGACGGACAGGTCACCGGCCTCGACGCGACGGTGAACTATCCGGAGGGCACGGTCAGCGGGCTGATCGAGACGAACGTGTGCGCCGAACCGGGGGACAGTGGCGGGCCGATGTTCTCGGAGGGCATCGCGCTCGGCATCACCTCGGGCGGCAGCGGTGACTGCACGACGGGCGGTACGACGTTCTTCCAGCCGGTGACGCGGGCGCTGGCGCAGCTCGGGGTGACGCTCATCGTGGCGGCGCCGTCGGGCAACGGGCAGGGCGGCGGCACCCCGCCGTCCGGTGCTCCCCAGCCCTCCCTCTCCCCCACCCAGGCGGCGATCGCGCCGGGTTCGACCTCGCCGGGCTCGACGACCCCGGTGACGGGGATCGGCGGCGGGACGTCCCTCGCCGCCCGGCTCACCGACCCGAACAACATCGGCCCGGGCCTGCTGGTCATCGGCGGCAGTCTGATCGCCCTGGTCGCCACCCGGTACATCCGCGCCGAACAGGACCGCAAGGCCTACCGGGACTACTACTCGGCGACTTGGGGCTGAGCCGCGCGGGAGCCGGAGCGGAGAAACGAGGCAAACGAAAAGGGCACCCGCTCGGGGTGCCCGCTTCGGCCTACGAGGCTCAGACCGCGTTCAGCGGCTGCGGGGCCGCGGCGGCCCACTCCAGGACGAGCCGCTGGTACTCAGCACGCTGCTCGACACTCAGTGTCCCGCCCGACCGCAGCCACAGGGCCCGGATCTCCTCGTTGACCTCGTCAGCCGAACGATCGGAAACGGTTTCAACAGTGGTGGACATGGTGTGAAGCATACGGCGCCCGGAGTGAAGGCCACGTGAGTAAGTACGGATAATTCGGTCATTCCGTACCGTGTTACTGATCACGTCCCCCTGTCCACCCCCATCTGTCAACCCCCCTCCGGCAGTTCGCCCCGCGCGACCCCCAACACCAGCACCTGAATGGCCAGTACGGCGGCGCCGCGAGCCCAGTCGTGGAAGTCGGACACCTTGGTCTCCAGGTCGACCGGAGCGGCGAGCGGATGCCGGTGGGAGCGAATGGTCTCGGCCACCGTGACGCCCCCCACCTCCATGAGGCCGACCCCCTCGCCGGCCAGGAGGATCTTCTGCGGCATGGCGAAGTTCGCGATCTGCGCCACCAGCGTGCCCAGGGCACGGGCCGCCTCCTCCACGACCCGGGCGGGCAGGGGTTCGCCGTCGGCGGCGCGGGCGAGGATCTCCTCGTAGGTCCAGGCGCGGCCGGTGGCGGCCTGGACCTGGTAGCGGATGTTGGGGATGGTGAGCAGCGAGACGGCGCTGCCGCGTTCGCCGTCGGGGGTGAGCGGCCCGTGGGGGTTCACGATCCAGTGGCGGCCGAAGCCGCGGTCCTCCTCGGCGCACGGGACCCGCTTGCCACCGAGGACCAGGCCGTAGCCCAGGCCGGCGCCGATGGTGAGGACGGCGAAGCGGTCGAGGCCGCGGCCGGCGCCGAACCAGGTCTCGGCCTCGACGAGGGCGGCGACGTCGTTCTCGACGACCACGGGCAGTCCGGTGCGCTCCTCGGTGAGCGCGGCGAGCGGCACGTCCCGCCAGCCGAGGTAGACCGACTCGCCGACCACGGCACGGTCCACGACGAGCCCGCCGACCCCGATGCCGATGCCGGCGATCCCGGGGTGGGCGCGGGACAGTTCCTCGGTCATCGCACCGAGGAGGGCGACGACCTCGGCGGGGTCGCGGCCGGTGAGCGGGCGGTCGTGGCGGGCGACGATGTCGCTCCTGAGGGTGGTGACGACGCCGTAGACCCGGTCCGCGGTGATCTTGAAGCCGAGGAACGAGCGGGATCCGGCGACCACGTCGAGCGGTTGCGAGGGGCGGCCCTGCCGCACCTCCGCCGGACCTCCCCCCTCGGCGACCTCGACGAGCAGCCCCGACTCGATCAGGGGTTTGGTCAGCCGGGTCAGGCTGCCGGCGGAGAGGTCGAGCCGACGGGCGAGGTCGGTGCGCGACAGCGGCCCGTGGACGAGCACCTCGATCGCGACCGAGCGCTCTCCCGGGCTCAGCGGCAGCCAACTGGCGGTACGTGCGGTCATGCGGGTCAGTCTCCCCCAGCGCCGGAGGGCGGGTTTTTTCTTTCAGAGCAAAAGTATCAGGCGCCACTCGCCACGAGGACGCACCTGGAAAGACTCACCAACGACCCCCTTGACGGCCAGATTCTTTTGCACTGAAAGTAAGTAGCCCAGCCTTCAACGACCAGCTCCCCAGTGAAGGGCACCCTCACATGACGTTCTCGCTCGGCATCGTCGGGGCCGGCCAGTTCTCCGGCCAGTTCGCGACGCTGTTCCAGGCCCACCCCGGCGTAGGTGACGTGTACGTCACCGATCTGCTGCCCGAGCGGGCCGAACAACTCGTCTCTGCGCAGGGGCTCGCCGGCACCTTCCCCTCGTACGAGGCGATGCTGGAGTCACCGGCGGTCGACGCCGTCGCGATCTTCACCCAGCGCTGGACCCACGGCCCCCTGGTGCTCCAGGGGCTGAACGCCGGCAAGCACGTGTACTCCGCCGTCCCCATGGCGATCAGCACGGAGGAGATCGCGGCGATCATCGACGCCGTCAGGGCGACCGGGCTGACGTACATGATGGGCGAGACCAGCCAGTACAACCCGGCGACCGTGCACGCCCGCAACCAGATCGCCGAGGGCGCCTTCGGGCGGCTCTTCTACGCCGAGGGCGACTACGTCCACGACATGGACCTCGGGTTCTACGACGCGTACCGGTACAGCGGTGGTGAGGACTGGAAGGCCACCGCCAGCTATCCCCCGCTGCTGTACCCGACGCACTCGGTGGGCGGGGTGCTGGGCGCCTGGCAGACGCACGCGGTGAGCGTGTCGGCGATCGGGGTGGTGGACGAGCGCGGCGACGGCGTCTTCGACAAGGACGTCAGCCGGTTCGGGAACGACTTCTCCAACGCGACCGCGCTGTTCGAGGTAGCGGGCGGCGGCTCGTTCCGTACGAACGAGTTCCGGCGGGTGGGCTATCCCTCGCACATCCGGGAGTCCCGTTTCCGCTTCTTCGGTACGGAGGCGAGCATGGAGCAGCTCGCCACGGTGGCACTGTGGCAGGACAAGCAGGGCGTCAAGGACATCAGCGAGCTCCTGGAGCCCAAGCCCACCCTCTCCCCCGACGACCCGTCGCTGCGGCACATCGCGCCGGAGCTGCGGGCCGCCTTCACCTCCGGCTCGGCGCCGGTGCACGACCGCTCGCGGCTGCCGCGGGAGTTCGACGAGCTGCACAACGGGCACGAGGGCAGCCACCACTTCCTGGTGGACGACTTCGTGACGGCCGTCAACACCCGCACGCTGCCGTCGGTGAACGCCTGGGTCGCGGCCCGCTACACCCTGCCGGGCGTGATCGCGCACGAGTCGGCACGGCAGGGCGGGGTGCGGCTGGAGATCCCGGACTTCGGGGACGCGCCGGAGAGCTGAGCCACCGGCCGGGATCCCGTGGGCCGGGTGCCGTCAGGTGCCCGGCTTGCGGCCGTAGACGAAGACGTCGTCGCCGTTCTTCAGCAGCGACCAGTACTTCTTGGCGGTGGCCGTCGTCATGTTGACGCAGCCGTGCGAGCCCGGCGGATTCCACATGCTGAGGTTGACCGAGTGGAAGGCCTGGCCGCCGTCGAAGAACTGGCTGTACGGCATCGGCACGTTGTAGAGGGTCGAGACGTGGTCGATGTCACGCCAGTAGATCTTCTTCAGCCCGGTGCGGGTCTCGTATCCGTTGCGGCCCGTGCGGACCGGGACGGGGCCGTAGACGAGCCTGCTGCCGTCCTGGATCCAGCTGAGCTGGAGGGTGAGGTTGACGCAGGCGATCCGGCCCCTGTTGGTGGGGCACTTGCGGGCGGCGTTGGGGTTGTTGCCCACCGCCTTCTGCTTGTTCATGAGATCCATCACACCCCAGGTGACGGACCCGGCGTAGCCGATGTTCGGGGTGATGCCGTGCTTGTTCTGGAAGGCCTGGATGGCCCGGCAGTCGGCGGCCGACTGCCGACCGTCGACGGGCCGGCCGAGGAACTTCTCGACCTGCTTCTGGTACGGGCCGGCCTGTGTGGTGCAGGTCGCGGCCTGGGCGGGCGCGGCGCCCAGCACGAGCGTCAGCGGGGCCACCAGCCCCGTGACGCCGAGCGCGACGGCTCCTTTTCTGCGTATGTCCCCCATGGGTGCCCTCTTTCCGGCGCGGTTGCGGTCTCGACAACCTAGACCGGTGGGCGGAGGCTGTGGTTGTGGTTCCGCTCACCCTGTGACGAAACGGTGAACTTCCTGTCAGTACGGCACCTCCGGCGGGCACGGCGCAGGAGGCCCACCGCACGGGTCAGCACGTCCGGGCCGGCCGTGTACGGCAGCCGGAGGTGGTGGGTGAGGGGGGCGCGGTCGGCGGCGAGGTCGTCGTCCAGCAGCTCGCAGGCGATGAGCTGTTTCCAGGGGCGGTGGGGAGAGCTGCGCCTGGAGGGGGTGGGCGCACAGGTCCCGTACGAGGTCGGCGCGGGCCCGGATCCAGCCGATCCCGAGGCCGCTCCACACCGTCTTGCTCAGGGAGCCGGTCTGGATCACGCCGGGGCCGGCGAGCGGGGATTCGGCGCCGGACGGGGTGCGCAGGTCGAGGTCGCGCATCGTCTCATCGGCGATCACCGTGAGGAGGAGGCGCGCGGTCCGCGGCGGTCATGTGCGCGCCGGTGGGGTTCTGGAAGTCGGGGACGAGGTAGGCAGTCGGACGCCCCGCGTGTGGACGGCCGCCGCCAGGTGGGCGAGGTCCCGGCTGTCGCGGGCCGACACCGGCAGCGCCAGCAGACGGGCCCGGCGGCGCCGGCAGACGCGCCCGGCGGCGGCGCAGCACGGCGAGGGCGCCGTGTCCGCCCCGGTGCGGCCCCCGGTCCCGCCGCCCTGCCGGACGAGGGCGCGGGGGCCGAGACGGCCCTCGCGCGGTTCGCCGAGCGGTGGGCGCCGGGCTCCTCCGGTTCCGCCGGGCCCGGCTGTCCGGGCTTCGTGACGGGCGGTGCGACGCCTGCCTCGGTCGCCGGGGACCGGCTGACGGCGGCGTACGACCAGAACGTCTCCGGGGCCGCCGGGTCCTGGGCCGCGGCCCTGGAGCGGGAGACGGTGGCCTGGCTGCGGGAGTTTCGGACTGGGTGGGGAGCACTCGGGGGCGATGGTCACCGGAGCGACGGTGTGCCGGTCGGGGCCCGCCGGGCTCTCTCACCTCGGCGCTGTCCCGCTGAAGCCCGCCGTGCCGAGCGCGGCGCCGCCGCGCGCACGACAAGTGAAAGGATCTGCACGCGCCGTTGAGCGCCTTCACCACGTCGACGGAACGGAGACCCTGCGGGCATGTCCGCGTTCATCCAGCAACTCCCGGCTCTCATAGGGGTCGTGATCGGTGCCCTCGGTTCGTATCTGGCGGTGGTGCGCAGCGACCGGGCCCGGTTCGGGCGGGAGCAGGCGGCCCGCTGGGAGGAGCGGCGTCTTTCGGTGTACGCCGACTACGCGCAGGCGTTGAAGAGGTCGGTGATCCTCACGTACCGCGTCTCCGCGCACCTCGGCAACGACCCGCATCCGCATCCGATGTCACTGGCGGAGGCCGAGCCGCTGCTGGCGGAGGCGACCGACGGGCGCGACCCGGCCGGGGAGGCGCTGATCATGCTGGGCAGCCGGGACGTGGTGGAGCGGGCGCGGGTGTGGGTGCGGGTGGTGATGGACATGGAAGCGTTCCTGCGGACGGGGACCGTTGACCCCGACGCCTGGCAGCGGCTCCTGGAACGGCAGCGCGCCGGCCGGGAGGGCTACTACACGGCCGTACGCGAGGACCTGGCGCTGCCGCCGGGGCATCCGGCGCGCTGGCCCTCGCTGTCGGCGTCCGGCGAGTGAGGGCTC
It includes:
- a CDS encoding PPOX class F420-dependent oxidoreductase is translated as MDDNALERLGAGKYLLITSYRKNGSGVATPVWVVRDGDTLGAWSAADAWKVKRIRARGDVLVGPCDVRGNPTGEQIPATAEICDAGTTARYRTLLARKYGVLGRLTLLGSRLRRGLDGTVGIRITL
- a CDS encoding SAM-dependent methyltransferase → MTSVTPSPENSRIDITQPHTARIWNYWLGGKDHYEVDRVAGDRIRELHPDIGAYARADRLFLGRAVTHLVAEAGIRQFLDVGTGLPTADNTHEVAQRLAPDARVVYVDNDPLVLAHARALLTSTPEGRTDYLDEDLRNTDAILRHAEKTLDLTEPVALMLLGVVIFVGDDEDPYGLVRRLLDRLPPGSHLVLSHTVTHPAMPDVDEAVRFWNEHGTPKLTQRTPERVAGFFDGLELLEPGVVSCSRWRPAPEGTGWAGEPEEVAMFGGVARKH
- a CDS encoding S1 family peptidase, with translation MRHARRRIVRRVTRLAAVGGLLLGGTMVTQAAMATETPSGAATERSTPESVVTNPGTALVKKLGTARTAGTWLDDEGRPVVAVTDDRSAATVREAGAEPKLVDHSMNELKSATATLRSAPKVPGTAWVTDYKTNQVIVQADSTVSATDWASLTKTAADIGSYVRMERTAGKFTTRVNGAQPILSTGGRCSAGFNVTNGTNDFILTAGHCGPTGSTWFSDNTAQQQVGQTVQQSFPVNDFSLVQYASGKAGDGADVVAIGDGNGVRITGTGDAAVGQRVFRSGSTTGLKDGQVTGLDATVNYPEGTVSGLIETNVCAEPGDSGGPMFSEGIALGITSGGSGDCTTGGTTFFQPVTRALAQLGVTLIVAAPSGNGQGGGTPPSGAPQPSLSPTQAAIAPGSTSPGSTTPVTGIGGGTSLAARLTDPNNIGPGLLVIGGSLIALVATRYIRAEQDRKAYRDYYSATWG
- a CDS encoding ROK family transcriptional regulator — protein: MTARTASWLPLSPGERSVAIEVLVHGPLSRTDLARRLDLSAGSLTRLTKPLIESGLLVEVAEGGGPAEVRQGRPSQPLDVVAGSRSFLGFKITADRVYGVVTTLRSDIVARHDRPLTGRDPAEVVALLGAMTEELSRAHPGIAGIGIGVGGLVVDRAVVGESVYLGWRDVPLAALTEERTGLPVVVENDVAALVEAETWFGAGRGLDRFAVLTIGAGLGYGLVLGGKRVPCAEEDRGFGRHWIVNPHGPLTPDGERGSAVSLLTIPNIRYQVQAATGRAWTYEEILARAADGEPLPARVVEEAARALGTLVAQIANFAMPQKILLAGEGVGLMEVGGVTVAETIRSHRHPLAAPVDLETKVSDFHDWARGAAVLAIQVLVLGVARGELPEGG
- a CDS encoding Gfo/Idh/MocA family protein, with the translated sequence MTFSLGIVGAGQFSGQFATLFQAHPGVGDVYVTDLLPERAEQLVSAQGLAGTFPSYEAMLESPAVDAVAIFTQRWTHGPLVLQGLNAGKHVYSAVPMAISTEEIAAIIDAVRATGLTYMMGETSQYNPATVHARNQIAEGAFGRLFYAEGDYVHDMDLGFYDAYRYSGGEDWKATASYPPLLYPTHSVGGVLGAWQTHAVSVSAIGVVDERGDGVFDKDVSRFGNDFSNATALFEVAGGGSFRTNEFRRVGYPSHIRESRFRFFGTEASMEQLATVALWQDKQGVKDISELLEPKPTLSPDDPSLRHIAPELRAAFTSGSAPVHDRSRLPREFDELHNGHEGSHHFLVDDFVTAVNTRTLPSVNAWVAARYTLPGVIAHESARQGGVRLEIPDFGDAPES
- a CDS encoding L,D-transpeptidase family protein — protein: MGDIRRKGAVALGVTGLVAPLTLVLGAAPAQAATCTTQAGPYQKQVEKFLGRPVDGRQSAADCRAIQAFQNKHGITPNIGYAGSVTWGVMDLMNKQKAVGNNPNAARKCPTNRGRIACVNLTLQLSWIQDGSRLVYGPVPVRTGRNGYETRTGLKKIYWRDIDHVSTLYNVPMPYSQFFDGGQAFHSVNLSMWNPPGSHGCVNMTTATAKKYWSLLKNGDDVFVYGRKPGT